AGTTTTGGAGGGGAAGGCTATTCCATTATCGTGCGCGCCAATGGCGACAAAATCGTCGGTGCTTCCCACAAAAATGCCGTAAGCGGAATGTATAACATTTTTAATTCGCCAGACGATCCCGACCACGAGCTGGCACACAACATTCAACAAGCGCTTAAAAACCGCCGCAGCGGCACCATCCATTATCTCTCCGCCGAAAAAGGCGAACTGCATATCAGTTATGAGCCGTTAAAAATTAACGATTGGTATCTTTTCTCAGTTGTTCCAACAGCTCACTTGTCGGCCCAGTTAAATGCCTTCATCACGTTGCTGCTTATTTTATGTTTGGCCATTGCCGTAGCCGGCCTGGTCGTATGGGGATATGTGTTCCTGCAGCAAAAGAAAAATAAAGAACAGCTCTTTAACTACGCCTATGTGGATCCCGTAACCGGATTTCCAAACGCGGAAGCCAACCGTACGGCGGCAGAGCAATTACTGAAAGAAAATCCGAAGGGACATTATGCCATGGTAGCCTTGGACGTAAGCAAGTTTAAAATTTTTAATGAACAACACGGTTACGAGGTGGGCAACATTTTGCTTAAACACATTGCCCGCCTGATTAAAAATAACCTTCAGCCGCAGGAATTATGCACCCGCATATACGGCGATTATTTTGCCATGCTGCTTAAATACACCGACGAGGGCACTCTTAAAAACCGCCTGGAACTTTTAGGCGAACAAATTACCAATTTCCAAACCGAAAACCACCACGCCTATGCGGTGTTGCTGTCTTTCGGCGTCTATCCGATAGAAGACAAATCGATGCCCATTCGGGTAATGTACAACCGGGCCGCCGTAGCCAAATCCCAAATCAAAGGGCGCTATGACCAAATCGTAGCCTTCTATAAACCCGATTGGCAGCAGAAATTGGAAGAAGAAGATTTTATCGAGCGTCATATGCAGCATGCCCTAAAAAAAGGCGAAATGAAAGTGCTGTTAGAGCCTATTGTTTCCTTGGAGAACGGAAAAATCGGCGCCGCTTCCGTAACGGCAGAGTGGAAAATTGAAAAAGAGAAAAAAACATTGTACAGCCGCCAGTTTCTCCCCGTATTTCAAAAAAACGGATTCATTTACCAATTTGACCTCTTTCTCTTTGAACAGGCCTGCAAAATTTTGGCTCAATGGCAAAAAGAAAAATTGCCGCTTATTCCGCTGGTCATCAACCTAGCCAATGAACTATTTTTGGATGTCCATTTCGTACAGCACCTTACTCAAAAAACAACCGAATATGGCATCTTACCGAAATGGATTGTAATAGAACTGACAGAAACAGCCCAAACGGAGTTTCTCCCCCAATTAGAGCGGGCCGGCGCGGCACTCCGAAAAGCGGGCTTTGGATTAACCGTCCGATATAGCGGGCAAGGCGTCACATTGTCCAACATTTTCCAGCACCTGCCTGTAGAAGGAATTAAAATAGCCCCCGGTGTATGGGCGCCAAATGCAAGCGAAAAGCAGCAATTACTGGCGCGGGCGATAGTGGAAATGTGCCGCAAACTGCAGGTATTTTTGGCAGCGGAAGGCGTTCAAACCCCGCAGGAAACCGAGCATATTAAAAAACTGGGCTTTCAATTTGCGCAAGGTTCGGGGCTTTTCCCAACAGTTACGGCAGAAAAATTAGCGGAGCAATTTCCCCGCACGCAAGAAAATTCTAAATAACCCCGTTGCGCCAAATGCTTGGACTGCGGATTTTTACGTCCCGCATGTCCCCGATAGCGCGTCCGCACGAAAGATAGTTTTCAAGCTAAGCTTTTTGCAGACTGAGAAGGAAATTGGTATAATATAGTATCGATTTATGGTGGATGTAGCTCAGCTGGTTAGAGCGCCGGTCTGTGGAACCGGAGGTCGCGGGTTCAAATCTCGTCATCCACCCCAATAATTTCTGCTACAACTTTGAGATGCGCCTTGAGCGCTTTTATCGTCGTAGATTTCCAAACAGCCCTTGTTTAAGAGGGCTGTTTTTTTATCCCTTTCCGCCTCTTTGGCGTCTGTTTGAGCCAGGTGTTTGGCTTCATAAATAGCCTTAAACGGCTCTTTATACTCCACCACAATTTGATTGTCTTGCGTAAGCAAGAACTTGGCCCCTACCGCACGCAATAAGTCCGCCTTGCCGTAATTATCCGCTTCCCGGTAGCACTTTTTAAGCCCGGACAGCATAGCCAGCCCCTGCACAGCCCGCTGGGCCCCTTCGGCACTTCTCGTACAGCGGGAGAGTTCACCCTCAATACGTTCTCGTTCTTCCTGTAATTGGCGGTTTTTGGCCTGATAGGCCGCATCGGTTATTTTACGGTCCAAATACATATCCAGCAAGGCCTCTATACGGCCATTTACGCGCTCCAGTTCCTTTTGCAATATTTGCTTAGTACCTGCATTAATCTGGTTTGCCCGTAAACCTTTCTGTTTAAGCCCCTTACAAAGCACCTCTACCACTTCTTTGGGCAGTTCAATGTCTTGTATGGTATCTGCCAATTGTTCAGCCAAGCGGGCTTCCGTCAAATACCCGCTCTTTTTATGGTCTTTATTGTAATGCGCACACCGATAATACAAATACTTATGCTTGGCTTTGGCCCCCAATATATAATGCCCGCAATGTTCGCAGGTGATTAAGCGGTTAAAGGGATAATTGTGCCGTGTATCATAGCGGTGAGCCTTAGCGGCCAGGGAGTCTTGGGTTTTATCCCATACGGCTTTGCTAACAAGTGGCGTATGCGTCCCTTGGTAAATCTTTTTGCCCCACTTAAACACACCGTAATAAAAGGGAGAATGAAGCATTTTGGAGATACTTTTTAACGAGACTCGGTTCCCCCTGCTCTTGGTTCTAAGCCCTTTACCGTAAAAGATTTCTTCCAACTCTTCCAAAGAATACTTACCTGTAGAGGCATATTCAAACAGTTCCGTCACCAACGGGGCATTAACCGGGTCCGCTTCGATAATGGACTCTTTCTCTTTCGTAGTTACGTTTATATACCCCAGCGGCGCATTGCCCGGATAAATGCCCTGTTCGGCTTTTTCCACCATACCCATACGGGTTTTATAGGCAATGTCGTTAGATAACTTTTTGGAAGCCGCGACTTCCACATCCATCATAAATTCCTTATTGGAATCCAGCGTTTGGTCATTTAACAACTGGTTGGTTCGGGAAAAATGAATACTTTTGTGGTATTCACGGATTAAACGGATTACCCGTATTTTGTCGGCATCGTTACGGGTCATACGATCCACCACGTCAAATATCACGTGTTTTACGCTGTCATTACGCTTTACAAAGTCCAGCATAGCGCTAAACTCCTTGCGTTCTTTCTTGCCCCAGGCAGATTCCTGTACTTTCCACATTTTTACTATCTGCAAGTTGTTACGCTGAGCATACGAACGGGCCAATTTCTCCTGTGCGTCCAGGGAGTATCCGTCTTCCTGCTTAATGCTGGAAACACGCAAAAAGATGACGGCTTTTTCTTGAAATTGATTTTCCTTATTTAACATACTGCACTTCCTTATCTTGTAAAAGTTGTTTAATCTGATATACCTGTAATTTTTGGGGTCTGGCGTGGCCATTTAACCACCTGTTGACCGATACAAAGGATACGCCCAATTTACGGGCTAAATCCTGCTGTGTAATACGATGTTTCAATCTGTATTCTTCTAGTTGAATGATTATATTATCCATATATCTCTATATATCCCTTTATAAAACTTTATAGCAGCTAAGCTTATCATCCTATGAGAAAGATGTAAAGCCCTCATTTTGAGGGGCTCCCTGCACCTTTCTGACTACTTCTTCCAGCTCCAGGAAAGAATTAATAATACTTTCCACTTCCTCTAAACTTAAAGGACGCTGAAAATATTGCTCCAATACGGACCTGCTTTCTTCCAAATAGGCCTCGTCAAATGGTCCGAGTGAGATATTATAAGCGTCCATAACTACCCCACCCCGCTGGATATTTTCCACTCTGTACGTCTACAAATTCCGCCACATCCCAATTATTACCCAATACACAAGATGCCAAGATGGCATTTACACACTTACCCCGCGTGCTATTATAGGCCACTGCCTCATTATTCCTTTCGTTTTTATCAATACTACCTTTCATTTCCTTCAACATTTATATCACCTTAATTTCATAAGATGCACGGTTCTAAAACCGGGAACCCTTTATCGGGGTTCATATAATGGGGTAAGTGTAAACCATTTTCAATTTGTATAGCGGATTATAAAGGAAACAATTGTAGCAATTTAGTTTTTGGGGGCTTATTGGAGCGTTTCAGCCTCAAAATAAACATTTTTAGGAGTTTTTATCCATCGTTTGCAGTTACAGGCATAAAATTACCCTATTCCTTCTGTGGAAATAGGGCGAAGATATAGAGCCGATAAATGGCTTATTTTAGACCTTCACTGATAGAGCGCCTAAATGAGAGTAGCACCCCCAACTTTTCGTGCATTCTGTCCATTAAGCACACTATATAGAAGGCGGCAGCAGAGAAGTTTTGAAAATTTTCTAGAAAATTTTTGACCGGACTTTTTACTCTAAAATTCCAAAATTTATTTTTGTGATGTTATCTTCCACTCTTAGTAGTTTCCGTCCGCCACCCTTCTTTTGGGCAAGCGAAAAATAGCGGACTGGCCTCCATTAGCGGAGTTTTAACTAATAACCAAAACTTGATAACTCCTTCTAATAAAACCTAGGAATTTACCTCATTTCATATCAAGCAGTACTTTTTATTCTCTTCTATTCAAGAGAAACACCAAACTGCTTAATTGTATTTTCTGAGTTTTTATCTGAAACTGTTTTCCCCATAGCTTTTTCAATGATTATTAATATTTTTTTAGCTCTATCAATAAAGTATGTATTAAAATCATTATTTTTCAAAGCAGTATAGTTAATCAAATGAGACTCTATACGAGATTTCAACATTTCTTCTGTAAGTCCATTTACTTTTTTTAAAATTCTATCTATATACACACTGGGAGCATCCCCACCAATAGAGCGATTGGTAGCTAGCAAAATAGGAGTTTTATTGACAATAGAATTATAACGCATCTTATCAATACCCTGTTTTTTGCAATAATCTTCAGGGAAAATATGATGAATATCAGGCGCTTCAGATAAGCTATGCACAATATCCATAGTAGTGTTGTTGATAAAATCATGGCATTGCTCTTTATAAATAAGAGCCATAATCCCTTTATAAGCAGCACTTAAGCGTGTTTGCAAAGTTAATAGACGTGTAGCAGAAAAAAAGGCAGCATTAATTGTTCTAGCGGGGTTTGGCCTACCATTAACTTCTTCAATGACATCTTCTATATCATTTGCATAGCGCGTTTCATTTGCTCCACCATACATTTCACCTAAAATACCACACCAATACCAACGAGTTAAAATATTTACTATATTAGGCTCATTGCATTTGCTCCTACCTAAAAAAGCACAAATAGCAGCCAATGGAATTATCTGTGTGGTATATGGCAGATCTTTCCTCCTAAACACATATTGGTATTTTAATAAAAACTCTTTTGCTAGCTTAAAACCTTCCACAACTTGGGCTCTATTTTTACAATAAGAGTCAAAATTTAAAGCTAAGACATCTTTCTTTTTGCAACTTACTGTACCGACCTTACCTTCCTGTTTATCCTTATAACTTGTATATAACGTAACCGCTGTTAAAAAAGAGGTTTCATCGATATCATCTAAAATATCTGTTCTGAGCGGGGCTCCAATATCTTGGATACTATCACGACATTCTTTCCAATCTTTCCTTAAATCAAAACCTTCTTTCGTCTCTGGGTTAGTATAAGTAGCAAAAGTTGCTGTAACCAATTCAAATACAGTTAAAGGTACTCCCCCAGTATTTACATTTTCAAATACTTTGCATACTGCTTCTCGAGGTGTGCTTTTATCAAGAGTGATAACGGGCAGTTTATAGCTCTTGATTGTATTAACCACTGCGTTTTGGAACTTTTCAAGCAAGTCACATGCAGCTTTATCATCTTTATAAAAATCACGGTATTTAAAAATCCAATCCATCCATCTACTACTATCAAAAATAATATTAACAGGGAACATTTTATGTTGATATTCTAAATCTCTGGTTGATAAATCTAATTTTACATCTCTATCGAAATTTTCTTTGATTTTGCGATCTTTCGGAACAGATATAACAGCATCGAATCTGTCTATTTCCTCATTTAAACACCCCTCCATAGAGAAATAATAATAACGCTGTATCTCTTTATTTTTATCTGTTTTAGTTTTGACGGGTTCAGTGGAATACATGGCCTGAAAAATAGAAGTTAAACGTTGCTGGCCATCCAAAATTAAATATTCTGGTTCTACATTTTGTTCTTTTACACCAGTTATAGTTCTATACTTAAACTTAATTTCAGGATTTCCATATTGTAAACGCATAATAGCACCCATTGGATAACCTTGAGAAAGACTAGCAATAATCCCCTTAATTCGGTTATCATCCCAGGTCCAACTTCGTTGGAATTCCGGCAATTGAATTTTAGCCGTTGCTACTTCGGCTAACAGCTGGCCTAAATCTGTGTCCAATGAATGTGGTGAAATAATCATATGAAACTCCCCTTATAAAGTCTATTACCCCGCATTTTCTTCAAAATTTTCCACCTGTTGCATCACTTTTTTAAATACTTCGGGACTATATTGTGGAGGGTAACCATTTTTAATCAAACATATTTTTATTTCTAACTTCAGCTGATCTCTAACCCTTTGATTATTCAGCCAGTCTGCAAAGGAGGATTGTGTATCAATGATTTCTTTAACTTTTTTAGCCAACGCTTTGCATTTATCATTAATCACTAATCCATTTACCTTTTTATCTGTACCATATTCAAAGTTATGTTGATCCCGCAAAGAAAGCAAGATGTCATAAAAGGCTTTCTCCTCAAAAGTTAAGCCTAATTTACGGAAACTTTCTTTATTTTCTTGCATTTTACGCAAAATATCCAACGCCTGCTCCGTAGCGCTCTTAATAATATTTTCAGACGCCTGCTCTTGTGTTTCCCCGGCTTCTTCCAATGTAAGTGTTTTACGTCGTTCATGATACTCTGCAATTGTCTTTTCAAGCATTTCTTGAAAAGTTTTTGCTGCAACTTGGTTCACACGGCTATACTCCTTAATTTGTTTACGGAGCATTTTAACAAGTAATTCCAATTTGGTAGCCGGCATTTTTACATCCGATAATTTTTCAAAATACTCTGGGGAAAATAAATCTTCTTCCTCGCCACTCTCAAGGACACTTTCCACTTGATTGTATTTCAAGGCTTCTTCCACCATTTTGGCTACTATACGGTTCATCGTATCTGTATCCACATCCGATGTTCCACTCATCTTACGCACAAAACCTGCTACAGCCATAAAACATTGCGCCAAAGCATTTTCTTCTTCTCCCAAATTACCGGAAGGCTGGCACACGTCAAAAGCAGCACGCATTCTTTTAACTGTACTCAAAAAATAGGTTTTAAAAGATACTTTTTGAGCTTTCTTCTTGCCTTCTTGTTGCAATTCTTGTGTAGAAGTAAACACATATTCGGCTGCTTTTGATAATAAGGAGTATCGTTTTCCCGGTTCGCAGTCTAAACTTAAAAACGGGGTTAAATCATAGCCAGAAAACATTTTTTTAAGAATTTCCAATTCTTCTCTAAATGCTTTAGTAGCCTGTGTAACATCATCTGCTGTAGGAGCAACCGAAGAATCTCCACCATAAATTTTCATGGCTTCGCGCATATTGTCGCGGATACCAATATAATCTACGATTAAGCCATACTCCTTCCCCGGATATTTTCGGTTTACACGGCTAATTGTTTGAATTAGCAAATGTTTTTTTAAGGGCTTATCGTTATACATATAAGTCAAAGAGGGGACATCAAAACCCGTAATCCACATATCCACTACAATCACTATGCGAAAATTGGACTTATCTTGTTTGAAAGCAGTGTCTAAATTTTCGGAGCGTTTATCATTTTTTACACCGCCCAGATAATTATACATTTCCGGTTTATCATTGCTACCCACACTGGCAACCATAGCCATAAAAGGCATAGGCTTTAATTCTCTCAGTTCTTCGGCCGTGGCAGTAACACCATCCGGCACTTTTTTAGCCACAAACCACTCGGGATATTTTTCTTTAAACTTTAATAGCAAATCATATGCAATAGCCCGGCTGGAGCATACAATCATAGCTTTTTGCACTCTATCCGGGTCATTGGCACACGCAGCCACATAATGGTCATGAATGTCTACCGCCAGCCTTTCCAAGCGGGAGGGTTCCCCTAATATCACTTCCATAGAACTCATAGCCCGCTTGCTCGCTGCCACATCTTCTGCTGTTGCGCCATCATCAGCACATTTTTTATAGTAGGATTCAATTTCCTGAACTTTTTCTTTGTTTAATAATACTTTTGCAATTCTTGGATGATACTTAATAGGCACGGTTAACCCATCGGCAACAGCCTGGTCCATAGTATAACGGTCAATTTCATCCCCAAATGTTTGGTATGTTTCTGCAATGGGTGTACCGGTAAAACCAACAAAGGTAGCGTGAGGGAAAGCCTCTTTTAACACTTTGGCATAGGGCTTGGAAATAACGGCTTTCATGTTCTCATCAGCATCTTTGCTGAATTTTATTTCTCTTGAATGTTCCAGCTGGGTTCTATGTGCTTCGTCCGAAAAGCATATAATGTTTTGGCGGTCATTTATTAAGCCTATTTTATCCTCGGCCCGGTCACAAAATTTTTGAATCGTGCAAATATAAAAACCGCCGCTTTGCCGTGCTTTCAGTTCTTCCCGCAAGACATGTCTATTTTTAACAATAGAAACAGCCCCCAAGTTTAAGAATTCCGTACTTTTAGTAAATAGTCTAGCCCCTTGTTTTTGCAGGTCATCTCTATCCACAATTAAAATAATGGTTGGGGAACCAATTTCCGGCACATCTGTGCAACGCAGTGCCAACTGCCGGGCCAAAAAAGCCATTGTGTACGTTTTACCACAACCAGTAGCCCCAAAGTAGGTTCCGCCCTTTCCGCTTTTAGACACCACGGATTTTACAATGCTTCGTTTTAATAATCGGGCAGCAAAGAACTGAGGATAACGGCAAACAATTTCTTTTTCGTCTTTGTCATAAATGCTGTCTTGGAAATGGATATAGTCTCTAAAAATCTCCAAAAAGCGCACCGGGTTATACACCCCTTTAATCATAGTCTGTGTTTCAGCAAAAGGGAGGGAGGATATTTTATCCCCTTCATTAACACGCCGCCAGGCATAAAAATGCTCGTAGGGGGTGCGGACAGTACCCAAGCGGGTTTTTACCCCATCAGAAATACATGCAAGCGGGCAATAATGCAACAAATGAGGAATGTCCCGCCAATACCGGATAGTAATTTGTTCCCAGGCGTCATAAACGGTGGCCCGTTCATCAGCCGGGTTTTTAAGTTCTATCACGCACAGCGGAAGGCCATTTACAAACAAAACAAGATCTGGTCGGCGGCATTCTTTTTGGCCGTTGTTGGTATATTCCACAGCAAATTGGTTTACCACGCGAAAAATATTTTTATCCGGCCTTTCAAAATCAATCAAAGGGACCATCCGTGCCAGGCCGTTTTGTGGCGTAAACTGAACGCCATTTACCATCCAGCCATATACTTTATGCAGGGTGGCAAAGTCGCTTTCTCCACCGGCAAGGCGCACGCCATCAAAAATTTGTGCAATTTCCTCTTCTGTTAAATCCGTCTGAGTGTCTGCTAAAAATTTTTTAAAGTCATTTGCTATTAAAACATCTCTTTTGGTGCGTGCCAGTTTATTGCCGGCAGAATAGATCCAGCCTTCTTCTTCCAAGAAAGACACAAAGGCGCTTTCAAATTCCGACTCAAAATAACGACCATTAAACTCTTTTAGTGCCGCCATTGTTATGCCTCCTTTTGGCCTTCTTCCATAGCGCCTTTAATTAGGATGGGACAGATATTTTTAATTAGCTCTTTCAGTTTTTCATTAATCGCACTTCTTTTTTGATATGAAGAAAATATATCAATGATATTTTGTTGAACAGTAATATGAGGTAATGGAATAGAAATTTCTTGCATATCTTGAAAAGTAAAAATATCCCTAGTAGTACCAAAAGCCATAAAACCTGCATATCGCTGGGTTTCTGAACGATTCATCCATATTAATAAATACTTTGGTAATAATTTGTTGGAATTCGTTATCTTAAAAACTTGATATGAATTAGAAACAACACAATCAGGACCCTCACGAAGAGCAATAGGTAATTTTGTATTGTGCGCTTTCATTACTTTATTAAAGGCAAATTGCCCTGTCCTAACAATACTTCCATTTTCAGAATCTTCGGCAATTCTTTTGGGATCTGTAAAGATATGATCGACTGTAACACCTTGGAACAAGTTAATTAAATTGTTGTCATTTTTTTCATGACATTCTTCAATATATGGGCCTATTTTTTCACAAGGCATTTTGCGGCGCAAGTCTTCAATATAGGCATCACAAACGAGTTTTAAATCGTCCAAGCCTTGCTCGTAACTTTTTTGGTTAGCCACCATTGCTTTATAAATATCCACATACTTCTGCTGAATTTCTATGGATGGGAGATCAATCTCAAATTCCCCCAAATTTGCAACCCTAAAATAATTACGAGCAGATCCAACAGCTTCAAACCAACATTTTCTAGCAAATTCATTACGCTTGACGAACATATTGAGATATTCTGGTAATATGATATCTGGCCGTTTTATAAAAAAAATTTCATACAAAGATGAGCAGATGGCTTTGTCAAAAAATATATTTAACGCTATGGAGTTGCGTTCCATTCTAGCAGGATTAAATACAAAATCATTTTTGTAGAAAACATTATAAACAGAAGTATCAGCACTATCTTGTTTGGGAGAAATAAATCCATCACAAGAAACCCCCCACGCTTGGATATTGGCTTCTCCATCATATTTTTCGCGGCGTTGTTCAATTAAATTCCCCAATTTATATTTAGTCAAGGCCATAACCAATACCCTTAAATGCACTTTCTAACAATTGTTGAGACTGTTTTTCTTGTTTCAAAAGTTCTTTCATTTCGGTCTGGATGCGAGACATTTCCTTGTTATAATCTATATCCAAGTCGTGGTCAATAAACTCTATATATTTGCTGGGGGTTAGCGCCCAGCCTTTTTGCTCAATTTCCGCAATGGAAACACTTCTGTAAAGTTCAGGCACTGCATAGTGGGCACCATCGGTGCCAGTGCTTTGCCATTTGTGGTATATTTCGGAGGCTTTTTCTATTTGTTGTGTAGATAAGCGCACCTTTTTTTTGTTTTCGTTCTTAACGGTGTTTTCCGTCCATTGGCGCAAATCCATAAACAAAATTTCGTGTTCACGGTTTCTTAACGTACGCCCGTGATATTCGCCACCCTTTTTATTTTGGTTCAAAATCCAGAGGGTTACGCTAATATCTGTTGTGATAAAAAGTTCCCGCGGAAGGACCACAATAGCTTCCACTTTGTCATTTTGTATTAATTTCTTGCGTATGGCTAACGTATCACTATCATTCAAGGCCCCGTTAGCCAGCAAAAAGCCGGCCACGCCGTCCGCAGGCTTTAAATGGGAAAGGATATGCAAGATCCACGCATAGTTTGCGTTACTTTCTGGCGGGAGGCCATAGTCGGCCCAGCGAGCATCATTTTTTAAATTCTCATTGTACCAACCTTTCAGGTTAAACGGCGGATTAGCCATGATATAGTTAAAATATAAGCCTTTATGCAAATCGTGCGTAAAGGAAGAGTCGTTCGTTTCCCCCAGGTTATGGCTTAGGCCGCGCAGAGCCAAGTTCATCTTGGCAAGGCGATAGGTGGCGG
The window above is part of the Elusimicrobium sp. An273 genome. Proteins encoded here:
- a CDS encoding N-6 DNA methylase — protein: MAKKKVEKPINLDNILFNCRNILRGARNSGSFFEKRDMMLTLVFLRFIGEKYEDGIEKLRKTLIEQGLNPDDENIRAAFFDDATFTDGTYNLPKEARWSTIINTSAPALNVALDTALHSIATTSAQLKGCFIEGTFTTRGLAPNDIKKLVDEVNKISHKAFGEEKDLIGRVYEYFLKEFAVNATKEEGEFYTPHDVVQLIASMIEPYEGTLYDPACGSGGMFIQSAELVKARQGDISHINIYGQEKDAATYRLAKMNLALRGLSHNLGETNDSSFTHDLHKGLYFNYIMANPPFNLKGWYNENLKNDARWADYGLPPESNANYAWILHILSHLKPADGVAGFLLANGALNDSDTLAIRKKLIQNDKVEAIVVLPRELFITTDISVTLWILNQNKKGGEYHGRTLRNREHEILFMDLRQWTENTVKNENKKKVRLSTQQIEKASEIYHKWQSTGTDGAHYAVPELYRSVSIAEIEQKGWALTPSKYIEFIDHDLDIDYNKEMSRIQTEMKELLKQEKQSQQLLESAFKGIGYGLD